ATGCCAGCCAGTTGACCTGGATCTATGGAATCACTCAAGAAAAATTTACCAACCGTTCTTATAATCAGTAATGAAATTAATATAAACGGGAACAGTTTTGAGCGCTTCATATAAATTTGATTATCTTTAATTTCAAAATTCGAAGTAAATATCAAGAATAATGAGAAAAACAATCCTACTAACATTGCCTCTACAATTTCTCCACCATCTAATCTGAAATATGGAACTACATACATCAATGCACCTGTTGCCATAAAGAATGGTGGTAACACAATTTTTCTAGTATTCGTTGGATAATTCTGAGCTTTCATCCTTACTACAATTACAGCTAATCCCATCAATGCAGCGATTACTACTGAAAAAAGGACATACATGTTTAAAACCCCTTTAAGTACAAAATCATTTATATTTTATTTATCCTAATGATTGGAAGAAAATCGTTATTTCTGTTAATAAATCGAAAAATAATAAAACTCCCATAATTATCATAATTATACCACCAATCTTCATGATAGCAACATTGTACTTTTTAATGACTTGTAAACGTGTGATGAAGAAAGTCAATACAAAGAACGGTATGCTAAATCCAAGGACGTACATCAACATGTATAACATCGCTTGGGAAGAATGTGTGATAGCTAATGTTCCAATTGCTGCAATAATCGGTCCATTACAAGGTGTCCAACCTGCAGCAAAAGCCATTCCTATTAAGAACGTTCCAATATAACCTGATGGTCTCACTTTAAAATTAATCTTTCGATCTCTCATTAAAAATTGTGGTTGGAATATACCTAATATCATTAACCCAAATATAATTATTATAATTGCACCGATTTGTCGTATAAGCGTTTGGTAACTGATAAATATATTAGAAATATAACCAATACTCATACCAAGTATCATATAAATAAAGCTAAACCCAATCAAAAATATGACTGTATGTATGATTGCATTACGATTAAGACCTTTATTCTTCAAATCATCATAACTCATACCTGTAATATATGAAATAAAGGCAGGATATATCGGTAATACGCAAGGAGATACAAAACTCAATATTCCTGCTCCGAACGCAACAAAAATCGTTAACTCCATTCAATCCCTCCTACTCTTGATTCTATTTTATCAAATAACATCGAAATGAAACTACCTTAATTTGAACAATACGTGAATGATTATATGACAATATATAAAATAAAAAAATAAGGATTGCTACACTTTTCAAAAAAGCGTGACAATCCTTTTAATATCAACGATTAAAGACTATTTGATTTTTTGATCCATATTCTTGTTCATCATTGTCATCATTTGATTAATTTTCTTCTGAGATGGCTTTTGACCCATTTGCATCATCATCATACGTAACATTTCTTCGTTAATTGGAGGATTCTTTTTCAAGTAATCCATCATATATTTACGAGCAAGGAAGAATCCTAGTGCAGCTCCACCTATTAATGCCACGATGATTAATAAAATTGCTAACCACGTTGCCATTATTTCACCCACTTTCTGTATCCTATAAAAGTTTACTAAATTCATTTCATTTTATCAAGATGAAACTTCATCTTTCATAAATAAAGCTGAGGTATTCGTACATACCTCAGCTTTACTTCTTTATATACATTAAATTTAGAAGCTTAATACTTGGTTTAATACATTTTCTTTAGTGAAACCGTATTTTTCAACTACTAAGTCGCCAGGCGCACTTGCACCGAATGTATCTATTGTAATCACTTTACCTTCTAGGCCAACATATTTATGCCAACCAAGTGAAGAAGCCATTTCAATAGCAACACGTTTTGTAATTGATGGTGGTAATACTGATGCTTTATAAGCGTCATCTTGTTGTTCGAAAGCATTCCAGTTAGGTAATGATACTACTTGAACCCCTTTACCTTGTGCTTCTATATCTTTAGCTGCCTCAACTGCTAATGATACTTCAGAACCTGAAGCGATTAATAAGTATTCTGGTTCAACTTTTGAACGGTACACTATATATCCGCCTTTACGAACACCTTCTTCTAATTCTGACTCTTCAACATCTAAAGCAGTTAAGTTTTGTCTAGTTAAAACTAATGCAGTTGGTGTTGATTTAGATTCTAATGCAACTTTCCATGCTACTCTTGTTTCGTTACCATCTGCAGGACGAATCACATTTAAATTAGGAATTGCTCTTAGTCCAGCTAATTGTTCAACTGGTTCATGTGTTGGACCATCTTCACCGACAGCGATAGAATCATGTGTAAATACGAATGTAGCTGGTACACCCATAATTGCAGATAATCTAACTGCTGGTTTTAAATAATCACTAAATACGAAGAATGTTGCACCATAAGGTTTAACACCACCATGTACTGCCATACCATTCACAGCAGCTGCCATTCCAAATTCACGAACGCCATACCATACGTTACGTCCTTCAGGTGTATTTTTATCGAAATCAGCTTCACCTTTAACATTTGATTTGTTTGATGATGCTAAGTCTGCTGATCCACCAAAGAATGCAGGTACTGATTTACTTAATGCTTGAATCACTTCACCTGAGTCAGCACGTGTTGCACTGCTATTACCTGGTTCATATACAGGTAATTCTTTATCATAGTCGACAGGTAATTCATTTGATACTGCTTGTTTGAATGCTTCAGCTAATTCAGGATGTGCTTTAGAATAATCTTCAACTAATTTGTTCCAAGCTTCTTCAGCCTCATTAGCACGTGTAAGCATTGTTTGGCTAAATACATCATAAACTTCTTGTGGTACATTAAAGCGTTTAGATGGATCTAATCCATATGCTTTCAATGATAATTCACGTTCTTCTTCACCAAGTGGCGCACCATGAACACCATTTGTACCTGCTTTATTAGGAGAACCATATCCAATTACCGTTTTAACTTCGATGATTGTTGGTCCTTGTAATGTTTTAGCTTTAGTAATTGCTTTATCTATTGCTTCTAAGTCATTACCATCTTCAACTAAAATGTAGCTCCAACCATATGCTTTGAATCTTGATTTCACATCTTCAGAGAATGATTTATTTAATTCACCATCAAGTGAAATATCATTAGAATCATAAAGTGTAATTAATTTATCTAACTGTAAATGTCCAGCTAATGAAGCAGCTTCATGTGAAATACCTTCCATTAAGTCGCCATCACTTGCTAATACATAAGTATAATGATCAACTACATTATAATTTTCTTTATTAAATTTACCCGCTAAATGCTTTTCAGCCATAGCCATACCTACACTCATTGCAAAACCTTGACCAAGTGGACCAGTTGTAACTTCAACACCTTCAGTATGTTTGAATTCTGGGTGTCCTGGTGTTTTTGAATCCCATTGTCTGAAGTTCTTCACTTCTTCAAGTTCTAAGCTGCCAGATACGTGTAATAAACTGTATAATAATGCTGAACCGTGCCCAGCAGATAATACAAAACGATCTCTGTTAAAGTAGTTGCTTGATTGAGGATTGAAATTTAAATGTTGCGTCCATAATGCATACGCCATTGGTGCAGCGCCCATTGGTAAACCTGGATGGCCTGAGTTTGCTGCTTCGATAGCATCAATACTTAAGGCGCGAATTGAATCTACTGCAAGTTGATCTTTTTCGTTAAACATAAATGTAGTCTCCTTTATTCTTATAATCCTTCTCCATTATACATGAAAATATTCCGAAAATTAATTATTCTTACTTATTTTATATTTACTTTCGAATGTTTCTGTCTTTTTGGATTTCTTTAACTTTATCAGGTGTTACATCATTTCCTTCAGGATCAATCACTTTTGTGTTTTCAATTGTACTTTTAAAGTTTCCTCTAAAAGCTTGTAAATACTCTGCGCGTAATTTAGTTTGTTCTTTAGCTTCAGACTCAGTTAATCCTTCGCTTTTCTTTTTATTTGCTAGCGCATTTATTCTATCAATTTTTGCTTTTTCTAACATACTATCCCCACTTTCTATATAATTAAAAGATACCAAAAAACACGAGTAAATCCAAATGGATTTACTCGTGTTTTCTTTATTATTCAATTGTACCTACTAATGTATTAGAATCCGCAACTTGTTTCGTTTCGTGTTTATCGTGTTGTTGTATTTGATGATCTGTCATTTCGTACGTCTGTTCTGTATTATATATGTCATTTGCCTGAGCCAAATATAAATATCCAATTAAAATTGTCAATAAGAATACTGCCACATAGACTAAAATCGTCTTATTTATTGTAATTGTCATAAATAACTCCTCCTAGAACGTTTGTTTGTATTTTTATAATAACAGAACAACTGTTCGTAGTCAACAAAAATACGAACAAATGTTTGTTCGCCGGAAACGTATGTGCTATAATATAAATAAATAATTAATTGGGAGTGTGCGACTATGAAAGAATTAACTAAACGTCAATCTGAAATATATCAATTCATCAAACATATAGTACAAACGAAAGGTTATCCACCTAGTGTTCGTGAAATTGGTTTAGCAGTTGGTCTTGCATCAAGTTCAACAGTACATGGTCATCTTTCAAGATTAGAAGAAAAAGGATATATTAAACGTGATCCTACAAAGCCACGTGCAATTGAAATTACAGAAACGGTTGGCGAGAATATAAATCAAGAAAATACCATTCATGTTCCCGTAATTGGTAAAGTAACAGCTGGTATTCCGATTACTGCTGTAGAGAACGTCGAAGAGTACTTCCCATTACCTGCACACTTCACATCAACACATAATAGTAACATTTTCATATTAGATGTTGTCGGAGATAGTATGATAGAAGCCGGTATTTTAGATGGAGACAAAGTAATCGTGCGTAGTCAATCCATTGCCGAGAATGGTGATATCATCGTAGCAATGACTGAAGAAGATGAAGCAACTGTTAAACGTTTTTATAAAGAAGAAACAAGATATAGATTACAACCTGAGAATAGTACAATGGAACCAATATATTTAGATAACGTTACTGTACTTGGTAAAGTTGTTGGGCTATTTAGAGAGATGTAAATGAAATTACATTTAACCACCCCGAATTGTTCGGGGTGGTTTTTTATTTTTATTCATAAAAATAAAAAACAGCCAACAATGACATTGTTGGCTGTTTCGTTGAGCGTATTATTCTCAACATCTTTCATATTCCCTTTAATTCTTAATTAGCATTATCTTACGATACATCTTTTTTATTTAATAATTCTTTTATACGTTCTAAAACGTCTGGATTTTTGTGTTTTATTTCTTTATTTTCCATGTAAAACTTCCCCTTTAAATGTTATTCCACCAATCAAAGTACAATTGAAACAACACATGTTAAACATTTAAGGAAATATGAAATAATAATGCTACTTGATTACATAATATCAAAGTTGCTTAAATAAAATTTTATTTTATTTAATTTCTATTGTTGTGTAATGTAGTTCTCAGTCCAATACGGTTGTAAATCTTCTCCGATATCGACGCCTACACCTAATTCTTTATAATCTTTATTTAAAATGTTTTCTCTGTGTCCCATTGAATTCATCAGTCCATGATGTGCATATACACTACTAATTTGACCAAAAGCCAAATTCTCTCCTGCAGCTATATAATTAAATCCATCTTGGTCTAATCTATCAAATGGAGATAAGCCTTGCTTATTCGTATGATCAAAATAATCATTTTCGACCATATCTTGACTATGTTTTCTAGCAGTTTGACTTACACCACCATTATAAGTCAGTGTCGGCAAATCAAAATTAACCCGTTCTGCATTTACAAGATCATAATTTTGCAATTCTAAAGCACGTTCATAGTCTTTAGATGCCGGACGATACTGATTTGTACGTTTGTTCTCAGTATTCGCAGCAATTTGCATAATTCCTTTAATTTGATTATTTTCATATTTATCATAAAAAATGGTTGTATAAATATTATCAAATTTAAACACATCATAGTCTTGATCATTTTGAATAAGTTTTACTTTATCTTTTTGTATTTCACTAACAGGCTTTCCAAGAATGGATCGAACTTTTGTTTTGTCCATTTTACTTGTAATACCTTTTTGTGAAGTGATTAAATCTTGATTTGTATATAGTCCCGATACTCTTCCATGATCATAACTCACCATTACAAATTCGTGGTATTGGTTATGATACGTATGCCATTTTTCATTATATTCATTGACTGTTACGCGTTTTGGCTTACCAAGATGCTTTTCAACATCACTTTTTGTTTGATTGATTTGAATATTATTAATCGCAAATTCTTGGTCATTCGGTGTCTTTAATTCAACATTTTTAACAGTTTGTTCATTTAACAATTCATGTTGAATGTTTATAACTTTCTGTTGTAGTTGTCTAGACAAGTCAGAATCTGGAACAGGTACGATGAGCGTGATCAGTAACAATAATATAAACAGGTAATATACTTTTCTCAAGTCATTCACCTCACAACTTTTTAATCACGGTCACCATTAAATATAGAATTTCTTACAATGACGTAATCTACTTTAGTTATTGAATGTAAATCTGTTCCACCTGCATATGAGATAGAACTTTGTAAATCTTGTTGAATTTCAATTAAAGTATCTTTTAAAGATCCTTTATGTTCAACAAACATTTTTTTACCTTCAACATTTTTACGTTCGCCTTTTTGGAATTCTGACGCGCTTCCGAAATATTCTTTATAAAGTTTACCTTCTAATTCAACTGTTTCACCTGGTGATTCTTCATGTGCAGCAAATAATGAACCTACCATTACCATACTTGCACCAAATCTAATTGATTTTGCAATGTCGCCATTTGTTCTAATACCACCATCAGCAATCATTGGCTTTCTAGCTGCTTTGCTACAAGCATTAATTGCAGCTAATTGCCAACCACCTGTACCAAATCCTGTTTTGATTTTAGTGATACACACTCTACCAGGTCCAATTCCTACTTTAGTAGCATCTGCACCAGCGTTTTCTAATTCACGCACACCTTCAGGCGTACCTACATTACCAGCAATAACAAATGTTTCTGGTATATGTTGTTTAATATGTTTAATCATTCTAATTACTTGTTCAGAATGTCCGTGTGCAATATCAATTGTTACATATTCAGGAATTAAACCTTCATTTGAAAGTTGTTCTATAAAAGTATATTCATTGTCTTTTACACCAACTGATATTGAAGCAAATAAGTTTTGACTTTGCATTTTTTTAATAAATGGTATACGAGCTTCTTCATCAAATCGATGCATAATATAAAAATATTCATTACTAGCAAACCACTCAGTTAATTCTTCATTCATAACTGTTTGCATGTTAGCAGGTACAACAGGTAGTTTAAACGTTTTTGGTCCGAATTTTACAGACGTATCACATTCAGATCTACTTTCAACAATACATTTATTTGGAATTAATTGTACATCTTCATAATCAAAAATTTTCATAACAATGACCTCTTTCACAACTATTAATAATAATCCATTAGTTACTATACAGTGTTAGATGAAAAAAGTAAACGAAATATACCTAAATAATTATTTATTCAAAGCTTGGTCAAGCGATTTTATATTTTCCTTCATTAAAGATTGATAACTAATATTTTTTTCTTTTTCTTCATCTTTTGTTAACACTTCTAAATTATGAAATTTGAGCGGTTTACTTTTCGTATCTTTTTTAATAATATCTGTGATTTTAGAACTTACATTTTGTTCATATAATATATAGGGTTGTTTCGTTTTATTAATCTCTTTAATGATATTTAAAATTTCTTTCTGACTTGGTTCTTCGTTATTCATTCCTGTAACACTCGTTTGTTTAAAATGATATCTTTGTGCCAAATATCCTAACGAATCATGTGAAATAAATACATTATCTCTTTTTGGATGAGCGGTAATTTGTTTAAGATCATGATCTATACCATCAATGTCTTTGATTAGCTTTTTATAATTCTGTTCATACGTTTCTTTATGTTTAGCATCTTTAGATATTAATTTATTTTTAATAGATTTAGCCGCTTCTTTATTCACGATAGGATCTAACCATATATGTGGGTCATGATGACTTTCTGTTTCGGATTCGTGTTCATGTGACTCATCTTCATCGTGATGGTGTTCTAATAATGTTGACTGTTTTAATTTTGACAGTGTTTCTAACTTATGATCATCACTTTTAATAGTAGAACTAATTTTTTTAGCTACTGGATCTAATTCATCCGAAGAATAAATAAACAAATCACTTTTAGCGACGTTCACCATTTCTTTTTGTGTCGGTTCATAATTATGTAAGTCTGTACCACTCGGATAAATCGAATCTACATCGACATATTTTCCACCTATTTGTTCAACAAAGCTTTCATATGGATAATTTGTTGCATATATTTTTAATTTATCATTTTTAGATGATTGGTTACCACAACCTGAAATTACAATCATAGAAGCCATCAATATACCTGTTAATTTAAAAGATTTCTTCATTACTTATCTCCTTTTGTCTTAATTCAATTATATAAATATACGCTTTTATCTTGAAAATCGCAATCACGCTAAACGCTATTTCTTTATTGATTACTTTCAAAATTTATGGTAAATTATAAAACGTAATCATTACTAACTAGAAAGGTTGATCAAAATGCGTGTAAATATTACTTTGGCATGTACAGAATCTGGCGACAGAAACTATATAACAACAAAAAACAAACGCACGAATCCTGAGCGTATTGAAATGAAGAAATATAGCCCTCGTCTAGGTCGCCATACGCTACATCGTGAAACGAAATAATATCTTATTCACTCCATATCATACAGTAAGAGACTAAAACATTCATTTGTTTTAGTCTCTATTTTATATAGGAAAGAACTGTACACACGAATTCATTTTTGATATTTCATCACTTTAAAGCATTTATGCGTTAAAATTTATGTTGCTTATTTCCTTAAATACTAATAAAATGTAATGTATATTTTAATTTCAATCGCATTGTAAAAGAAGAAAGTATGGTGAGTTTTATGGAGGAAATGAAACGTGGATTGAAGACAAGACATATATCAATGATTGCAATTGGCGGATCCATTGGTACTGGTTTGTTTATGGCAAGTGGTGCCGTAATTACACAAGCAGGCCCAGGCGGCGCACTTATTGCCTATTCTATCATTGGTGTTATGCTTTATTTTCTAATGACAGCTATTGGTGAACTTGCAACATTCTATCCTGTTTCTGGGTCGTTTAGCGCATATTCAAGTAGATTTATAGATCGGTCAGCTGGCTTTACGGTTGGTTGGTTATATTGGGTTATATGGGCGCTTGTAACTAGTGTAGATATACTAACCGCAGCGAAGATTATTACTTATTGGGATGTATTCAATGGTGTGA
The Mammaliicoccus sp. Dog046 genome window above contains:
- a CDS encoding CcdC family protein translates to MYVLFSVVIAALMGLAVIVVRMKAQNYPTNTRKIVLPPFFMATGALMYVVPYFRLDGGEIVEAMLVGLFFSLFLIFTSNFEIKDNQIYMKRSKLFPFILISLLIIRTVGKFFLSDSIDPGQLAGMFFLLAFSMIVPWRIAMYFKYKKLKDQLAIVQ
- a CDS encoding cytochrome c biogenesis CcdA family protein, whose protein sequence is MELTIFVAFGAGILSFVSPCVLPIYPAFISYITGMSYDDLKNKGLNRNAIIHTVIFLIGFSFIYMILGMSIGYISNIFISYQTLIRQIGAIIIIIFGLMILGIFQPQFLMRDRKINFKVRPSGYIGTFLIGMAFAAGWTPCNGPIIAAIGTLAITHSSQAMLYMLMYVLGFSIPFFVLTFFITRLQVIKKYNVAIMKIGGIIMIIMGVLLFFDLLTEITIFFQSLG
- a CDS encoding YneF family protein — encoded protein: MATWLAILLIIVALIGGAALGFFLARKYMMDYLKKNPPINEEMLRMMMMQMGQKPSQKKINQMMTMMNKNMDQKIK
- the tkt gene encoding transketolase; this translates as MFNEKDQLAVDSIRALSIDAIEAANSGHPGLPMGAAPMAYALWTQHLNFNPQSSNYFNRDRFVLSAGHGSALLYSLLHVSGSLELEEVKNFRQWDSKTPGHPEFKHTEGVEVTTGPLGQGFAMSVGMAMAEKHLAGKFNKENYNVVDHYTYVLASDGDLMEGISHEAASLAGHLQLDKLITLYDSNDISLDGELNKSFSEDVKSRFKAYGWSYILVEDGNDLEAIDKAITKAKTLQGPTIIEVKTVIGYGSPNKAGTNGVHGAPLGEEERELSLKAYGLDPSKRFNVPQEVYDVFSQTMLTRANEAEEAWNKLVEDYSKAHPELAEAFKQAVSNELPVDYDKELPVYEPGNSSATRADSGEVIQALSKSVPAFFGGSADLASSNKSNVKGEADFDKNTPEGRNVWYGVREFGMAAAVNGMAVHGGVKPYGATFFVFSDYLKPAVRLSAIMGVPATFVFTHDSIAVGEDGPTHEPVEQLAGLRAIPNLNVIRPADGNETRVAWKVALESKSTPTALVLTRQNLTALDVEESELEEGVRKGGYIVYRSKVEPEYLLIASGSEVSLAVEAAKDIEAQGKGVQVVSLPNWNAFEQQDDAYKASVLPPSITKRVAIEMASSLGWHKYVGLEGKVITIDTFGASAPGDLVVEKYGFTKENVLNQVLSF
- a CDS encoding DUF896 domain-containing protein, translated to MLEKAKIDRINALANKKKSEGLTESEAKEQTKLRAEYLQAFRGNFKSTIENTKVIDPEGNDVTPDKVKEIQKDRNIRK
- the sosA gene encoding DNA damage-induced cell division inhibitor SosA, giving the protein MTITINKTILVYVAVFLLTILIGYLYLAQANDIYNTEQTYEMTDHQIQQHDKHETKQVADSNTLVGTIE
- the lexA gene encoding transcriptional repressor LexA: MKELTKRQSEIYQFIKHIVQTKGYPPSVREIGLAVGLASSSTVHGHLSRLEEKGYIKRDPTKPRAIEITETVGENINQENTIHVPVIGKVTAGIPITAVENVEEYFPLPAHFTSTHNSNIFILDVVGDSMIEAGILDGDKVIVRSQSIAENGDIIVAMTEEDEATVKRFYKEETRYRLQPENSTMEPIYLDNVTVLGKVVGLFREM
- a CDS encoding CAP-associated domain-containing protein encodes the protein MRKVYYLFILLLLITLIVPVPDSDLSRQLQQKVINIQHELLNEQTVKNVELKTPNDQEFAINNIQINQTKSDVEKHLGKPKRVTVNEYNEKWHTYHNQYHEFVMVSYDHGRVSGLYTNQDLITSQKGITSKMDKTKVRSILGKPVSEIQKDKVKLIQNDQDYDVFKFDNIYTTIFYDKYENNQIKGIMQIAANTENKRTNQYRPASKDYERALELQNYDLVNAERVNFDLPTLTYNGGVSQTARKHSQDMVENDYFDHTNKQGLSPFDRLDQDGFNYIAAGENLAFGQISSVYAHHGLMNSMGHRENILNKDYKELGVGVDIGEDLQPYWTENYITQQ
- the guaC gene encoding GMP reductase — protein: MKIFDYEDVQLIPNKCIVESRSECDTSVKFGPKTFKLPVVPANMQTVMNEELTEWFASNEYFYIMHRFDEEARIPFIKKMQSQNLFASISVGVKDNEYTFIEQLSNEGLIPEYVTIDIAHGHSEQVIRMIKHIKQHIPETFVIAGNVGTPEGVRELENAGADATKVGIGPGRVCITKIKTGFGTGGWQLAAINACSKAARKPMIADGGIRTNGDIAKSIRFGASMVMVGSLFAAHEESPGETVELEGKLYKEYFGSASEFQKGERKNVEGKKMFVEHKGSLKDTLIEIQQDLQSSISYAGGTDLHSITKVDYVIVRNSIFNGDRD
- a CDS encoding metal ABC transporter solute-binding protein, Zn/Mn family, producing MKKSFKLTGILMASMIVISGCGNQSSKNDKLKIYATNYPYESFVEQIGGKYVDVDSIYPSGTDLHNYEPTQKEMVNVAKSDLFIYSSDELDPVAKKISSTIKSDDHKLETLSKLKQSTLLEHHHDEDESHEHESETESHHDPHIWLDPIVNKEAAKSIKNKLISKDAKHKETYEQNYKKLIKDIDGIDHDLKQITAHPKRDNVFISHDSLGYLAQRYHFKQTSVTGMNNEEPSQKEILNIIKEINKTKQPYILYEQNVSSKITDIIKKDTKSKPLKFHNLEVLTKDEEKEKNISYQSLMKENIKSLDQALNK
- the rpmG gene encoding 50S ribosomal protein L33 — its product is MRVNITLACTESGDRNYITTKNKRTNPERIEMKKYSPRLGRHTLHRETK